The DNA region AGCTTAATGGTTTATGAACCAACACATTTGGCAAAGAAGCTATCAAGTTTTGGATACACCTAACAGTTTGAATTTAAAGGACATAGACACACCTAACACTTTGCACTTACAGGACATAGACACAAGCTAACAGTGTGCACTTAAAAGAGAAGCATACATCCGTACAAATTATCACGGGAGAGAGACCTCTTACAAAAGATATACATTCCACTTATTAAAAGTAAAACCTCTAAGATAAATCGTTAACAATTAACGCTATGCTATGTTTCTTGGCTCTCTCCCTCATATGGCATAATGAGTGGGATTTTTGGTGTGAATCTACAAGGACCCTGGATGTATCCTCCTACATGACAGAATAGTATCTCAATATCAAATTGCATTTCGTTCCCCTAATATGAAAATAGTCGTGCAAACTTAACTACATCGACTAAACTTGCATATCGGAATGAGGTAATTTTTCCCtcttcataaaaataagaacATCTCCATTCGCCCAATCAGCCCGACGTATCAGCTTTTATGTTGCATTAATGCCAACCTAACCTTAAGCGACATGCTAATAAACTATGGTCAAAATTGTGACCATAAATCTTTCTCTGCCAACTGTCAACAGGGAAAGGAACCCGATCAGGTGGAGAGAAGAGGTATTAAATAGAATAGCACATTCCAAAGTTCAATAATTTGGGGTTATCTAACACTAAAGGTTCTCTAATTTTCTACTGTCCTACACATGGACTAAATGGACTCCTAgcaattactccctccgtccatttttattcgtccactatactaaaaatagatgttcacttttacttgtccaggtTGGAAAACCAAGACAAAATTACCACTTAGTTCCTTATTTAACATTACTATTAACTATAATCATTTCCCGGTGCATTTCCCAAAACATTGAATTTATTATATCAAGGGCGATACAGTAAActtatcattttattaattatttcttaCGGGGTGTGCCGAGTCAAATATGGACAAGTACatatggacggagggagtaactagTTGAAATCTATATACAACTATTGATACTACAGTTTCGAGTCTTTGACACAGTTATTAGAACAAAATTAACCTACATGGGTAAGCAACACTGGTAGGGGAGACCAGAACTAACAAGGGAAAAAACAGCAGAATATGTTCAAATCGAAATCATCCAACACTACAGATAGAATTATATCTGCAACacttactccctctgtcccaattttaTGCGATACACTTTCCGTTCCAGTCTGTTCCAGAAAAGAaggatacatttctatatttagaaataatttaacttaaaactttctctttttcccttaatgaaatgatttccagccacacaaatatttatggattgtcttaaactccatgcccagtcaaacagcgttcacataaattgggacagagggagtaatagcTATTCCAGTTTGTAACTTAGTATAATCCTTAGTTGTAGTCGAGATAAGTATATTCCAAGGTGCAAAAACATACTTCAATCAATTATCAAACAGCAACataagaaatgaaagaaataaataaagaggaTTAGGAAAAGAAACCTATAGAGCTCTTCAAAACTAAGACCACTGGCGTTATGATTGTAAATCTCATGAATAGCATGTTCAAGGATCTTCCAtgttttttcagcatatttcgGATCCACAACCACCCGATGTTTAAATGCTTCTATCTGGAAATTCCTCTTCTTTTGTGCACTCATTTCCGATCACCGATCTAAAATTTGGGGATTTAGGGTTTCTCTCTGCAAATGAAACAAATTGGGGAAAGATAGATGACTTAAGAAActtgaaattttcaattaaattaaaaggaAGGAGATTGattgatgaattattatttaagTAAAAACATATAATCGATTAATAACAAGTAAAGATGGCGAACCAGAGAGACATTTAGTTGGTTGGTTGAAACTTGAGATTTTGAGAGTCTTTTCTTCTATGTGGCACTGGCCACCTATCGatgtcttttcttcttctttttttttttttttttttcttctttttttttcttctatattCTTCTCCTTTACTTTTTCTGGATCCTCTCATCTTTCTTATTTATTGGGTTTTGAGTCAATGTTTGTGACTTTTAACCCCGGGAAATGGCCCACGAAATTAACATgcaatccaaacaccctcttaaTGGAATTCAACTTTCTCCGTTACCAAGTGTTATCCTGTGGAGGATATTACTAGAGGTGAATTCAGAATTTCAAGAGGTTGGGTTCATCATTACTTTTAAGATAGAATATAAAAAAAGTTAAAGGCTgcttacaatttttttatttttttttattttaaaagtcGCAATAGTGCATTTAGTAGGATTTGATCCTGCAACCGAAAAGGATTAAACCCAGCACATAACCGATGGTGCTACACTCGATCCAATTTGACTATGAGTTCCTTCAGTTAGTATTAGATATTTTAaggattatatacataatataccgagtttAGTCGAATCACCATGGGTTCACGTGACCCATTTGTTATACATAGATTCGCCCTTGGATACTACGTGGTTTTTTCAATATATCGATATATAGTTTTGcctttattgattttattctttCAGTAGATATTgagattaaaatataaaatttaataattcaAATTGTTAAACATAGGGGGCAGTAAGATTGATCAAAACAAATAGATAAAGCTAGAAATGTATGTGGGTTGGTTCTTGGATCTTTCCGGTAACAAACGACGGGAGACAGATGGGTTAGGGCATTTTACATAAATAGCAAACATTTGGGATTTAATCAAGCTGCATAGCTAATGTTTCAATATTTACGTTCTGTAGCAAATCAACCCAGCTCCCACAtgtgtattcaattttttttttttagctgtattcatgaatacaacaattttttttccaattgtattcataaaataactatctgtattcataaattagcttgttgtattcatgaatacaacgagtAAAAACTGAATACATATACACCAATAATTACACAAATACATCATATTTTCTAGTAtttatacaacaaatacagATGAAAAATACAGTATAAAACAttcatacaccaaaaaattaacaaatatgcCATATTTTTtggtatgtatacaacaaatactGTATGCAATatagatacaccaaaaaattaacaagtatgCCATATTTTCCGGTATGTATACAATAAATACAAGCGAAAAATATTGTATAGACGgtaaatatacaacaaatacaacgAAAATCTAGATTTTTTCCAGATCTGATCGGAAAAAATTTCCGGCTAATACAACGACGACATTTTTTTTCGACGTAGATCtgagtttttttcttcttctccggAGAAGCCACCGTCGGCTGCACTGCTCAGATCCGTCATAGATCTAAGCTTTTTTTCGTTTTGCTTCTAACAATGCTCAGATCCGTCGCTATTGGCGCTTTTCCGGCGTAGAtctgagtttttttttcctttttggcgccggagaagaaaggaaaaaggagaaGGGGCTAGCAGTGATGGTGGTGAAGGGGCACGGCATTTTCGTCGGAGCTCCGGCGGCGGAGCAGTGGGGAGAAGAGAGGGGGAAAGAGATGGGAGGGATGGGTTGGAAGTGAATAGTGGGATGAGTATTCtattttgtatgtatatgtgtatatatatatatatatatatatatatatatatatagttactaaATGGTATTAATACACCAATGTTTGCTATGAGAAGTAATTaagttaaactatagctactaaatgtcAATACTCACTATATGTTTGTTATATCATGTAGTTATCCCGATGGGTTATTCACTCTAAAATGTAGTGGGCCATAATCCAATTAAGTGAACCTTATCCTATCGTAGGCCCACGCCAATTCTTGGGCTGGTACAATCTCATGTGACTAATGGACTTGTGCCAGTCCCAATTTCATATTATTGTttgggaaaactacgtatatatacatgttaaggagaaatatttacgaaacgtaacgatagttttccttatttacaaaacataacgatatattacaaaacatgacgattttcatatattttttcgttttttatttttttccgtaaaatatatatatttttataaaaaaaatatttttttaaaaaaatatttttatttttttaaaaaataatttttatatatatttttttaaatattaattttttattttttttgctcaatggcttaaaaaattacctcatatttgtgtgaaagttgtatgaaatgtgtatgtgtgagcaaaatttttaatataattttcatatacaaaatttgagcgaaaactttaagccttgaatattgtatgaaaattgttacaatgttgttgtagttgtattaattttccgtaaacctaatatgaaatttatatacaaacaatgtgaatgaaattctaagtcttgaggaagatatacacatttcataccattctcatgcataaaattttaagcataatgtttaagccttgatcaagatatacacatttcatacgttcttcatatataaaatttgagcgaacttttaagccttgagcaagatatacacatttcatacacaaaaatttgagcgattattttaagtcttgaatgttgtatcaaagttatatacaatgttgttgtagttgtattaattttacgaaatctaacatgaactttatacatgaaaatgtgagcgaaattttaagacatgagcaagatacaaatttcatattgttttcatacacacaattttgagcggatttttttaagccttgaacgagatatacacatttcatacatttttcatacactaaattttgagcaaactttttaagtcttgagcgagatatacacatttcatacaactttcatacataagtttttgagcaaaaaaaaataatattaatttaaaaaaaaaatataaaaaaatataaaaaaaaatatatttttaaaaaaaataaaaaaatatttttaaaaaaaatgatttttaaaaaataaaaaataatttaaaaatatatatatatttttttaaatataaagcatgttttgtataggatttgtaatgttatgttttgtaaatataaaactatcgtcacgtttcgtaaatatttctccttaagatgtatatatatgtcaaagaccctTATTGTTTCATTGTTTGGGTTTGTCATTCaacaattagaattagaatccCTCTTACTTGTATTCCTTCCCATTATGCACACTTTGAATCATTCACATCACCAAGTTATGTTTGTTCTGACCCAATTGGATGTTTCATAATCAATCAATGTTGGTGGTCAGCCTACGAAAATATGATGTGTATAATCCGTTTAAGTTTGGACGGATCATTTATTAAATCAGTCCATGTTGACTCATCCAATTCGGCCTAAAGGTTGCGATGACTTGTAGCTCAAATTATTTCTTCAGAAAcattatgaaaatttataatttttttatttaatatgtaaTAAAAACTCTTAATAAGGAAAATCATTATAAGGTAGTTGAATAAattataagaattttttttaattaaaacttgGTAAGAATTGCGCCGGTTGGGCTATATATGATCCCATTGTTTAAGCCTATTTTGATTTATCCTATTATAACGCAAGTAACCTTCGAGCTGGTTTCATAAACTCAAATCTCTAATTTAGCTCAATTtacccatttgacacccctaaatCGATAGAGAAGCTAAGAAGCCTCATCAGCCTTAGGAAATGAAGACGTCATTGGACTATGGTCTACTACCCGAAGAAAATAAGACTTAAGTTTAATTCAAATTCATAAGTTAGTTATGAGTTGAGAGGTGCTCAATATTATATAGGAAGATACACAGTTTATTCATCAATGTGAAATGCTTAACACCCCGTTTCTTCATATCTGAATTGAACATTTAAAGCATGTACGACATAACACGGTGAGCCAAGATTCAGTAAACCAGAAATTAGGTTAATCTTGCCTTCACAATTCCAGCGCAAACATGTTCAGCCTTGTGATGTAAAGCCTTAATAGGAACTGTGCTAACTGCTAAGTGCTATCCCACACTTCCAGTTCTATGAAGTCGAATTCATTTGGCAATCTCATGACGTCATGAAGTGGATAAGGATGACTGTTCCTCTCTGTCCTGAAATCATTGAGTAAATATCTTAAAAGGTTACTCAACTTTGACAAATTATTTAGCAAAGTCATTGAACTTTGCtacatatcaataaaattatttaattttggcCTTTACTCtcataaaatcattcaactatatatgtaataaaaaaaatgacatgacaatattaattaatttttaatgccTAGGATACTTGCAGTACCTTGACAGAGACATAAAATGGGAGCCATATGCGTATTGGTAATTCACTACTGCAGCTACAACATTTGCATCAACGTTACGTTCATTTACTAGGCACAATAAAGAAATCTTTATTCATCGAAGGTTGGTCTCTTTAGACACGTTATTGAATATTAAACCAATAGAATCCTATATCTACTTTAAAGGTGGCTGCTGCCTGTCATGTCTATGAACGTCGAAGAAGAGGATGAAGAATAAACACTTTTGAGTTATATACACGCAGAGTCATTTTATGGTTgctatttttttagttttacatTCGGTGTATGATATCAATAGTGTAGCCTAACTAAATTTTGATTATTCACAATCGGTAAATTTTACATTGAAGGACAAACACTCCCTAACAGGCTCGAAGATCTCATGATTGTTGTTGGACTAGGCGTATTATCATGTCCTTGCATTAATATTTTAAGTTATACAATCAAACTCTCTATAACAGTCGTATGTTATATCAATATTTCACTATAAAAGCTAAAAGTATCCAGACAAACGATGCAATTATAAAGAGATTTGGTAGTATACACTATTAGTGGTGAAAAACTAAACCATCAATATAATTTAACATGTTATGATCAATTACTGATTATTTATTTTAGGTTACCcatcaatatttttaaaataaatttaccgACAGtatcttttaaataatttaattgtgTAAATATAAATTTACACCGTGAATGCATTTTGTCTTCGTTACACATCTGGTTTtgcttcttttattttatataatgtaAGTTAGCTTAATAACTGTCTAAGTTTCTAAGACCAGAAGTTTTTTAAGCACTTTCCTACAATTCCACGTGTCTTGGTAATACCAATATCTTGGTATTATAGATAGCGATTGTCAAAAATTAAGCCTAATTCTGAAATATCTGTCATATTTGAATCTTGATTAATAGCTAAAAAAGATGCCacttgttttccaatttcctcGCTCAGAAATCCTTGTAAGACCATTGACCCACCCATAATTGCAAATAACATGCCATTTGGACACCACTTGTAGTTGcattattttacaaaatttGTCTTCATCAGTTTCTTGATTGCTTGGCAACTCTATTGGGACTGTTCAGATTTGATAGGGGCCTCCCATCCAGTCTTTCAAATCCACCTAGGCCATTTAGAAGATCCTCACATGTTTTTAAACTCAAATATATCGATTAGCTTGCTGAAGACACGTTCCACTAATTGAAAAATTTTAGAGAGAGTATCTATATCTTAATGCAAGATACTCTTTTCATTCCAATCAATATCGGATTTAACTTCGTCCTTTTGAAGATTATAGTGTGTGAATAGATTGCTTCTCTAAATTTGGTCAGACATATTCAAAGTAATAGTTTGAACTATGAATagattaaagggaaaagggttaaaaatacccctctactttggaaaaatggctaaaaatatcctccgaacttattttgggtcaaaaatacccctctcatccttaaagttttcaaatatacccctatcttGACTttaaattatcccccaaaataacccgaaatcattatttaaacccgttccatcatttaaacccgacccaactaaataataacccataagatccctttattcccccaattccctcaaacttcaaacctacgtattgggggaataaggggatttGCAATAACATTCACATTAGTACATTAGTGTTCACCAGGTAAATTAGATTAGCTTTTTTGATAGATATAAAACTAATTTGCAATAACATTCACATTAAATGTACATAATGTATTATGTTCTAATAGTACAGTTTTTCATTTAAGTGTAATTTTATATTTAGATGTTGCACAAAATACTAGTAGTAGATTTTAGTGGGCATTTAATCTTAATCATCAACTCACCAAATAGCATATAACTTGTCAACACGTGAAATACACCTCTAATTAAAAAATTAGGCAGGGGCTATATATGTGTCAACCAGGTAAAAAGCCTTTGCATAGCTCCACCTAATATGCGTAACTCAGCAGGTAAGTCAGATCCCCACCGGCACACCGAAGCCACGCACATAATATTTATCACTAAACCGTTCATTTGTAATTTACAAAGGACACATGTAACCACTATAAATACTTCCAATATAACATGACAAACACATAGCGGCATACTTTTGTTTCTTTATCATCATCACTTGCTTGCCTCAAATCTTCATCTATCTTTCATCCCGAATATATATAGTTGGATCTATTattgcaaaaatgatatactcATCTGAGAACTGTGAGATGGAGGGCCGATCAGAGATGGAGTGTCGTTCTAGGAAGGAGATGAATGCTTATATTCATAACCAAGTTATGCGAATTAGAGCTGAGGATTCGCAGCTTGGAGAAGATATAGCGAAGACGCTTAGGGAAAGAGCTGTTGACCAGGATGTTACTTCTGTTTTAATGCTGTCAAGGCCTATGTCACCACTTAGTGGGAAAACCGCAATTAAGTCTGCTCACTGATCACCATCAAGGTGACTTCTCCACCTTCTCCttgtttattttctatttttttttttgttctttaacAGATAGAGGTGGATTCAGGATTTGAAACGAATAGTTACATAATCTAATTTGTATTTAGatttctaaatattttgatCCACTTAGATAGAGGATGCGCGTGTACTCTCTGCTGAACTTCTAACACTTGAgtttcatttttcttaatttttcctaaaagataaagaaatcCTAATCCTTCTTCTCCTTTGATTTCGATTGATTCATCCTCTCAATTTCGATTGAGTCTGTTTCAAATATCATAATGTTAAAAAACTTTCTCTTATCTTTctattgaaaaatcaaattaaagaCTTGGATGCATGAATGATTCTTTGATAGCGGTCTGGAGTTTTAAATggacttctttttctttttttgacattCATTGTGTTTATAGCACTGATGTAATGAAGGAGTTCTTGattcattttctttaataaacGGAGACTATTAAGTACTATACAATTACAAAGTGGTTCAAAAATTGATTTAAGCTGCTAATTTAATTCGTTGTACTTAAGCTGTTATTAGAATTTTTTCCACTTCAACACTAATTGATATATGAAAGAATAGTATGTATAACTTTTTATGTACCCTGTCTTTAGCTTATGAGAATCTTTGCTTTATAATCAGTGATCATTCTTGTAGAATTAATAATTCGGTTTGATTGAACCAGGAATATTGAAGACGCAACCCACATGAAAGAGTGATGATGAAGGATGATGTAAAAAGAGATGGGGAAGAAGTGCCTTTCTTATCActtctgttatgtatattttgctGTACAGTAAGTAATACGTAGAAAGTAGTAGGCAGAAGAAGTCAGACGAAATCTCCTCCTCCACCGTGTacatatagaaaaagaaaatacgtAGACGAGAAGCAAGGTTAGTGAATAGTGACTACCTACCAGTCaatgaaaaaaaagagttaatgtACACGTGTACTCTGAGTATGTTTGGATATGAAAAGGAGATGCTAATAGAATGTAAATCTACTTGCTCAAAACAAGCAGTTTTGTGTGGCGTTTATCTTATACAAAATTACAAGATTGATCTTTTTGGCAAAGTGATAAAAATCAAAGCTGGGGCTATTAAAGCTATGCTTGATCCTTAAATTTTTATCCCTCTTATGGCTGGAGGGATAGGATGGGGAGGGATAGGATGGGCTGAATTATTAATCCAATGGGATTGAAATTAATTCTATAtttggttggtgggataatttttttgattgcCATCCAATCCCGTGTAGATTGGATAAAAGGTGGGATTAGTAATCACATAAAGGGTGGATTAGTAATCCCATCTTATCCCACCCAATCGCATCTACATGGAATAACTTATCCTCCTATCAAATCATGAGAATGATCTGTTCTTCGTCACAGTAACTTATGCTTCATCATCTTTTCTACGATTCTATTAGCATCTAACATTAGACCAGTGCTCGTTAGAAATTGATTACAGCTATCAGAAATTGGCTTTACACTTGTTAAGCTTAAATTAAACGTACAAAGAAAGGCCATTGCTTTATTGGAATTAGTATTAACCAGATCGATCACAGAAGAACTTACTAAAATTAATAAGAATactagaattagttggatattagTCAAGAAACAGGATTAAGAATTTGAAACAAGTTTGTTTATCAATACATGAACCTACTCTGAACATGAGCCAGTCCTAATATTAGCTACCAATGAGACCATTGGCTACATAACCTTCCAAACAAAACATAGAAAAATAAACCTAATACtcttcaacatcatcatcatcttcccCATCACCAGATTCACATCCAACTTCCTCATAGTCCTTCTCAAGAGCAGCCAAATCTTCCCTAGCCTCAGAGAACTCTCCTTCCTCCATACCTTCACCCACATACCAGTGCACAAAAGCCCTCTTTGCGTACATCAAATCGAACTTATGGTCAATTCTTGAGAACACCTCAGCAACACTTGTGGAGTTTGAAATCATACAAACAGCCCTTTGAACCTTAGCCAAGTCTCCACCAGGAACAACAGTTGGTGGCTGGTAATTAATACCACATTTGAACCCAGTTGGGCACCAGTCCACAAACTGAATAGTCCTCTTGGTCTTAATTGTTGCTACAGCAGCATTCACATCCTTGGGCACAACATCACCTCTGTACATCAAACAACAGGCCATGTACTTTCCATGACGCGGGTCGCACTTGACCATCATAGACGATGGCTCAAAAGCAGTATTAGTAATTTCCGCAACAGAAAGCTGCTCGTGATACGCCTTTTCTGCAGAGATCACAGGTGCATATGAAGAAAGCATGAAATGAATCCTTGGGTATGGAACCAAGTTGGTTTGGAATTCATTTACATCCACATTCAAAGCACCATCAAATCGCAGAGACGCTGTCAAAGATGAGATAACCTACAGAATCAACAATTTAATTAGTCCATCTCTTAAATCAAACAATCAATAACTTTTTGGACCATCCAAGAAAATAACAGCCGGCAACGTGTATGTCTTGTGTatttagtataaatatacatataatatacataatcagtgtatatatattgtatatttggGAAGAACCCGTAACCCCATTTCATAATTGAAGACAACAACGCTATGTTAAAACTACAGTACCTGGGAAATGAGCCTGTTAAGATTGGTGTAAGTAGGTCTTTCAATGTCAAGAGATTTACGGCAAATATCATAGATAGCTTCATTGTCCAAAAGGATAGCAACATCAGTGTGCTCGAGAAGCGAGTGAGTCGAGAGCACGGAGTTGTAGGGCTCAACTACAGCAGTAGAGACTTGAGGTGAAGGGTAAATGGTGAATCCAAGCTTGGATTTCTTTCCATAGTCAACAGAAAGCCTCTCCAGAAGCAAAGAACCAAGCCCTGAACCAGTGCCACCACCAACAGCATGGAACACCAAAAATCCTTGAAGACCAGTGCAGTTGTCTGCTAACTTCCTTATTCTATCAAGACACAGATCCACAATCTCCTTCCCAACTGTCACACATATTAATCAATTAACACCATATAAAACACAAAACGAAATGGGCAAATGAAACCAGCTCTTTATGAAGAATTTTATTCTCCTAGGAGTATTTACTACTCTTTTCGTCCCAACAAATTTCAAGAGTTCAATATGTTTTGTTTTActgtgattttttttatgtcttataaaaactttgaattttcaattattgtgacttataatactttctacatagttttcaaatatgtaaatgttATTACACTATATGTATCAATAAACACCATATAAAACAACCAGACTTTTTCACCTACATAGGCATATTTTCAGTTTACATTCGCAAAACCAACTTTTTTTCCCAACAGTGCGCTTATACACACAGTATACAAGattatacaacattttaaaaaacattATACAGTTACGGTAAACAAGGTGTCCACCTTGTATAGAAGTGTTTAATAGTGGGCGAAACCGGGTAATTAAGGGGAAACTGGGCTAAAATGGGTAAATATTATTTACCAGTAGACACAGAGTGCAATTTCCAATGGGCAAATGAAACTTGCTTTTTATGTAAGAACATGGAAGTTGAAGTTTACTGAGTCTTACTTGTATAATGGCCTCTAGCAAAGTTGTTAGCAGCGTCTTCTTTACCACTAATGAGTTGTTCAGGATGGAACAACTGACGGTAAGTTCCGGTTCTGACTTCATCAATAACAGTGGGTTCCAGATCTACAAACACAGCACGAGGTACATGCTTTCCAGCACCCGTTTCACTGAAGAAAGTATTAAAAGCATCGTCTCCTCCTCCAACAGTAACATCTCCAGGCATTTGTCCATCCGGCTAGACATATTATCAAACACAAGATGGTCAATACAAAaacgggaaattttcaaaatttacagcttttaaaaatatttacgccacgtAGCCTAATATACACACAACATTATCAATCTTGTATAAAgcgtataatagtgtataaaaggtgtttatatacaaatatgggctaaatcGGGTGTTTTTACATAAAGTATGgctatattttcaaaatagaaatagaGCAAATTTTCCCTATAAAAAGTAACCCACAATAAGTTGTAGCCAAAATTTTAAGAGAGAAGTAAATGTACTGACCTTAATGCCATGTTCGAGGCAGTAAAGCTCCCAACAGGCGTTTCCGACCTGGATACCAGCTTGACCGATGTGGATGGAAATGCactctctcattttcttttagAGATATCGAAGAAATTGGAGTAGAAAAGTAGTGTATAATGGATGAGAGTTTATGACAAGAGAGAATTGAATAGAGGGCTAGGGTTTGAAATAGAGTGGGGGTTTTTAAAATAGGAGGGGGAAAGaggattttgaaatttgaaatggtTTCCACCTGTTTTTGTGACCGTTGCCGCTCCTTTACGTTTTCTGGAATATTTGAATTCTTTGGGCCTCACGATACTGGACTTAGCTCATCAAAACGATAAGGCTCCTCCGAGTTTCCAACTATTTCAAATGGGCTCGTTTGTCAtgttttttgtgcggattgaccttcaaaggcactggtctttaatttttgtccctcaaattgctagtctttaatttttggctttTCCCTAATGCCCCGAGATTTTgcgttcgaaccccagctcagtaataaaaaataaaaaaaaatctcaaggcaGAGGTTtatagcaaagttaggcctattt from Lycium ferocissimum isolate CSIRO_LF1 chromosome 2, AGI_CSIRO_Lferr_CH_V1, whole genome shotgun sequence includes:
- the LOC132047103 gene encoding tubulin alpha chain-like — its product is MRECISIHIGQAGIQVGNACWELYCLEHGIKPDGQMPGDVTVGGGDDAFNTFFSETGAGKHVPRAVFVDLEPTVIDEVRTGTYRQLFHPEQLISGKEDAANNFARGHYTIGKEIVDLCLDRIRKLADNCTGLQGFLVFHAVGGGTGSGLGSLLLERLSVDYGKKSKLGFTIYPSPQVSTAVVEPYNSVLSTHSLLEHTDVAILLDNEAIYDICRKSLDIERPTYTNLNRLISQVISSLTASLRFDGALNVDVNEFQTNLVPYPRIHFMLSSYAPVISAEKAYHEQLSVAEITNTAFEPSSMMVKCDPRHGKYMACCLMYRGDVVPKDVNAAVATIKTKRTIQFVDWCPTGFKCGINYQPPTVVPGGDLAKVQRAVCMISNSTSVAEVFSRIDHKFDLMYAKRAFVHWYVGEGMEEGEFSEAREDLAALEKDYEEVGCESGDGEDDDDVEEY